One Citricoccus sp. K5 DNA window includes the following coding sequences:
- a CDS encoding sensor histidine kinase, with amino-acid sequence MRAAEPSAPSSVSSTPSSGEARPPGPSPVRASFSRSGWTWLLTSCAAMVLVATGWPILAAVHHVHVAIAMVLAVGQAAAVPLAVRRPIPALLLSTAAALGTTLASDPASGPWPWPVTTLIAFILLVLVVALRHPWRIGAVAWCAGALVGGLGLALESSTAEAALSSATLSNAVVCASIAGGALAVGSALQVLLASRSQLDHERQLTAEEETKRRELQQRNRIAQELHDVVAHSMSVISVQATTAPYRLPGMDEPTRGEFDSIADSSRRALTEMRGLLAILRGDDAADTTPQPTIADIPQLVVTTRSSGAHVELEIDPELLPLGGVTTAGGTGVPGAPSAAGDWSAVVPPASGLTAYRVVQEAISNALRHAPGAAIRVQVSVGDQIGIRIANGPAARGGLVASPGAGLGLKGIRERVSALGGTVKAGPTPEGGFAVKVRLPL; translated from the coding sequence ATGCGCGCCGCCGAGCCGTCTGCTCCCTCGTCAGTCTCCTCCACCCCATCGTCAGGTGAGGCACGTCCCCCTGGACCGTCACCCGTCCGGGCCAGCTTCTCACGCAGTGGGTGGACCTGGCTCCTGACGTCCTGCGCCGCCATGGTCCTGGTCGCCACGGGCTGGCCCATCCTCGCCGCAGTCCACCACGTCCATGTCGCCATCGCCATGGTGCTGGCCGTCGGACAGGCGGCTGCGGTGCCCCTCGCCGTCCGGCGGCCCATCCCGGCCCTCCTGCTGAGCACGGCCGCGGCCCTCGGCACCACACTCGCCTCCGACCCCGCGTCCGGGCCATGGCCGTGGCCCGTCACCACCCTGATCGCCTTCATCCTGCTGGTCCTCGTGGTCGCCCTGCGCCACCCCTGGCGCATCGGTGCCGTTGCCTGGTGTGCCGGCGCCCTGGTCGGTGGGCTCGGCCTCGCCCTGGAGAGCTCCACGGCCGAGGCGGCCCTGTCCAGCGCCACCCTGTCCAACGCTGTCGTGTGCGCTTCCATCGCCGGTGGCGCCCTGGCCGTCGGCAGCGCCCTGCAGGTCCTCCTGGCCAGCCGCAGCCAACTCGACCACGAACGCCAGCTCACCGCCGAGGAGGAGACCAAGCGCCGAGAGCTGCAGCAGCGAAACCGGATCGCCCAGGAGTTGCATGACGTGGTGGCACATTCCATGTCCGTGATCTCCGTGCAGGCCACCACTGCCCCCTACCGTCTGCCCGGCATGGACGAGCCGACGCGGGGTGAGTTCGACTCGATCGCAGACTCCTCCCGCCGCGCGCTGACCGAGATGCGGGGGCTGCTCGCCATCCTGCGCGGAGACGATGCCGCGGACACCACGCCCCAGCCGACCATCGCGGACATCCCCCAGCTGGTCGTCACCACGCGGTCCTCCGGGGCGCACGTGGAACTGGAGATCGACCCGGAGCTCCTCCCGCTGGGCGGAGTGACAACCGCTGGCGGGACCGGAGTCCCCGGTGCGCCGAGTGCGGCCGGTGACTGGTCCGCCGTCGTGCCTCCCGCCTCGGGCCTGACCGCCTACCGGGTGGTGCAGGAGGCGATCAGCAACGCCCTGCGGCACGCACCGGGTGCCGCCATCCGCGTGCAGGTCTCCGTGGGAGACCAGATCGGGATCCGCATCGCCAACGGGCCCGCCGCCCGTGGGGGTCTCGTGGCGTCGCCGGGAGCAGGCCTCGGCCTGAAGGGTATCCGTGAGCGAGTCAGCGCGCTGGGAGGCACGGTCAAGGCCGGGCCGACGCCGGAGGGCGGCTTCGCCGTGAAAGTTCGGCTGCCCCTGTAG
- a CDS encoding sensor domain-containing protein, with translation MTTTPSVLTRLGRDYAFVLPGFFISLFAFVLLVPLFTLALGTAVIWIGVWLLPLVLLVAAGFAELSRNRVRLWGGRLDQPAYRRGGTGINGSLRYLTDPRRWLDLLFETLIAFPVRTLTFVVSVAWTAGALGGTTYVLWGHYLPRGEQEYPLAAGMLEALTGGAIPDAVATSYAVESVVNLLIGVLFLLTLPAVMRGLALLDASTTVAALGAGPAPGYPMPAGPRVA, from the coding sequence ATGACCACCACACCTTCCGTCCTGACCCGCCTCGGCCGTGACTACGCCTTCGTCCTGCCCGGCTTCTTCATCTCCCTGTTCGCCTTCGTCCTGCTCGTTCCCCTGTTCACGCTGGCTCTCGGCACGGCCGTCATCTGGATCGGTGTCTGGCTGCTGCCCCTTGTCCTGCTGGTGGCCGCCGGATTCGCCGAACTCTCCCGCAACCGGGTGCGGCTCTGGGGCGGCCGGCTCGATCAGCCCGCCTACCGCCGTGGGGGCACCGGTATCAACGGATCCCTCCGTTACCTCACCGACCCGCGGCGCTGGCTGGACCTGCTCTTCGAGACCCTCATCGCCTTCCCGGTGCGCACCCTCACCTTCGTGGTCTCCGTGGCCTGGACGGCAGGGGCCCTCGGTGGGACCACCTACGTGTTGTGGGGCCACTACCTTCCCCGTGGCGAGCAGGAGTATCCCCTGGCCGCCGGCATGCTGGAGGCCTTGACCGGCGGAGCCATCCCGGATGCCGTGGCCACCAGCTACGCGGTCGAGTCCGTCGTCAATCTTCTGATCGGCGTGCTCTTCCTGCTCACCCTGCCTGCCGTGATGCGCGGACTCGCCCTGCTGGACGCCTCCACCACGGTGGCCGCGCTCGGCGCCGGACCGGCGCCGGGATATCCGATGCCGGCCGGGCCGCGGGTAGCGTGA
- a CDS encoding response regulator transcription factor: MSQRPAEPFSAIHPIRILIVDDQAMVRQGFGALLDAQEDMAVVGSAQDGAEVVDLVKRSRPDVVLMDIRMPVVNGLDATRAVFAMPGGTHPRVIMLTTFDADEYVFAALQAGASGFLLKDATAEDLANAVRVVAAGEALLAPSITQKLIADYVSRPVARQPDVTVLGELTERELEVMRLVATGRSNAELAGELFLSEQTIKTHVSRILAKLGLRDRTQIVVTAYESGLINAGQ, from the coding sequence GTGAGCCAGAGACCTGCGGAACCGTTCTCCGCCATACACCCGATCCGCATCCTCATCGTGGATGACCAGGCCATGGTGCGCCAGGGCTTCGGGGCCCTGCTGGACGCGCAGGAGGACATGGCCGTCGTCGGGAGCGCACAGGATGGCGCCGAGGTGGTGGACCTCGTCAAGAGATCCCGGCCGGACGTGGTGCTGATGGACATCCGCATGCCGGTGGTCAATGGGCTGGACGCCACTCGTGCGGTCTTCGCGATGCCGGGGGGCACCCATCCGCGGGTGATCATGCTGACCACCTTCGACGCGGACGAGTACGTCTTCGCCGCCCTGCAGGCCGGCGCCAGCGGCTTCCTGCTCAAGGACGCCACCGCCGAGGACCTCGCGAACGCTGTGCGGGTGGTCGCGGCCGGGGAGGCCCTGCTGGCGCCGTCGATCACCCAGAAGCTGATCGCGGACTATGTCAGCCGGCCGGTGGCCCGCCAGCCGGATGTGACCGTGCTGGGGGAACTGACCGAGCGCGAACTGGAGGTCATGCGGCTCGTGGCCACGGGACGGTCCAACGCGGAGCTGGCCGGCGAGCTGTTCCTCTCCGAGCAGACCATCAAGACCCACGTGTCCCGGATCCTCGCCAAACTCGGCCTGCGGGATCGGACACAGATCGTGGTCACCGCCTATGAGTCGGGACTGATCAACGCGGGGCAGTGA
- a CDS encoding M14 family zinc carboxypeptidase, producing the protein MGHKKRLTAAGCALALAGTALVAGPTAAAPDTIETAARTDTADTQALERSLTEAPSRGLQTPFEASNGANWTTVEEAQTFLEELDAGSERVALQQVGESVEGRPLNFVTVGSPAPESQEEVADGSMILFNCSIHGDEPSGREGCLQLARDLSTTKDPAWKRLLNKTTVGFTFINPDGWEADTRENADDVDINRDFLALTTPEAQALATVMRDWNPDVLNDLHEFGPREFYDTQALVLWPRNRNVDSTIHDLSERMVNDYTGAQIEANGMTSGIYGLLVKDGEPFQQVAGDHQARILRNYTGLKHITGQLTEAAQGPVTPEEENDPLLANRRAVDVQYSSAVGSLAMISENRTRLARQSAQAAERATQAGADQAGVVYFSGQDNMLPTTSDGAEPHPMCGYQLTEAQLSEVGSTLELHEIAWEENAEGAFVTMAQPGKTLIPLLLDERAEYGVTEATPLDDC; encoded by the coding sequence ATGGGACACAAGAAAAGACTGACCGCTGCAGGCTGCGCGCTGGCCCTGGCCGGCACGGCACTGGTGGCCGGCCCGACGGCCGCCGCACCGGACACGATCGAAACAGCAGCAAGGACTGACACGGCGGACACGCAGGCTCTGGAGCGGTCCTTGACCGAGGCTCCGTCACGAGGCCTGCAGACACCGTTCGAGGCCAGCAACGGGGCGAACTGGACCACGGTCGAGGAGGCCCAGACATTCCTGGAGGAACTCGACGCGGGCAGCGAGCGCGTCGCCCTGCAGCAGGTGGGCGAGTCGGTGGAGGGCCGGCCCCTGAACTTCGTCACCGTCGGCTCCCCCGCACCGGAATCGCAAGAAGAGGTCGCCGACGGGTCCATGATCCTGTTCAACTGCTCGATCCACGGCGATGAGCCCTCGGGTCGGGAGGGGTGTCTCCAGCTGGCCCGGGACCTGAGCACCACCAAGGATCCCGCGTGGAAGCGGTTGCTGAACAAGACCACGGTGGGCTTCACTTTCATCAACCCGGACGGCTGGGAGGCCGACACCCGGGAGAATGCCGACGATGTGGACATCAACCGGGACTTCCTGGCCCTGACCACCCCTGAGGCCCAGGCGCTGGCCACGGTCATGCGGGATTGGAATCCTGACGTGCTCAACGACCTCCACGAGTTCGGTCCGCGCGAGTTCTATGACACGCAGGCCCTGGTCCTGTGGCCCCGCAATCGGAACGTGGACTCCACCATCCATGACCTGTCCGAGCGGATGGTGAACGACTACACGGGGGCACAGATCGAGGCCAACGGCATGACCAGCGGGATCTACGGCCTGCTGGTCAAGGACGGAGAGCCGTTCCAGCAGGTGGCCGGTGACCACCAGGCCAGGATCCTGCGCAACTACACGGGCCTGAAGCACATCACCGGGCAACTGACGGAGGCGGCGCAGGGCCCGGTGACCCCGGAGGAGGAGAACGACCCGCTGTTGGCGAACCGCCGCGCCGTGGACGTGCAGTACTCGAGCGCCGTCGGCTCGCTGGCCATGATCTCGGAGAACCGGACCAGGCTCGCCCGCCAGTCGGCCCAGGCCGCCGAACGCGCCACCCAGGCCGGTGCCGACCAGGCCGGAGTCGTCTACTTCAGCGGTCAGGACAACATGCTCCCGACCACCAGTGACGGCGCCGAGCCCCACCCCATGTGCGGATACCAGCTGACCGAGGCGCAACTGTCCGAGGTGGGGTCCACGCTGGAACTGCATGAGATCGCGTGGGAGGAGAACGCCGAGGGAGCCTTCGTCACCATGGCGCAGCCCGGAAAGACGCTGATCCCGCTGCTGCTCGATGAGCGTGCCGAGTACGGGGTGACGGAGGCCACCCCGCTGGACGACTGCTGA
- a CDS encoding DUF4282 domain-containing protein: MVVSHDSRPATGRQDPTSHFSPYRHPEHSPPEPHGPVSLFRALFELNGDQRMSMGLARAIYAVVVVGIVVTWVAVVLIGFSQGTTLGILALLLGWIPAVLWIACARIVLEFSTAMDTLIGRSTGSA; encoded by the coding sequence ATGGTTGTCTCCCATGATTCGCGGCCGGCAACTGGCCGGCAGGATCCCACCAGCCACTTCAGCCCGTATCGCCACCCGGAGCACTCCCCGCCGGAGCCGCACGGGCCCGTGTCCCTCTTCCGGGCCCTCTTCGAACTGAACGGGGACCAGCGGATGTCGATGGGCCTGGCCCGCGCCATCTATGCCGTGGTGGTGGTGGGCATCGTGGTGACCTGGGTGGCCGTGGTGCTCATCGGGTTCAGCCAGGGGACCACGCTGGGGATCCTGGCCCTGCTGCTCGGCTGGATACCCGCCGTGCTCTGGATCGCCTGCGCCCGGATCGTCCTCGAATTCTCCACTGCCATGGACACCCTGATCGGGAGGTCCACCGGTTCGGCTTAA
- a CDS encoding HNH endonuclease, protein MEELPCIASALGSADVAVGEARAGNRSVACEPLAGVTGTLFRQLNNSEQLTELREALAGMASAGTEAEAIDRIRGLESLKATCAALQAREAVALDGLRRTRESAEGVPADQQGRGVGGEVALARRDPAQRGGRHIGLARALCHEMPNTLRALTDGEISEEHATAMARETAWLPVEHRRTVDALMSCRLGPIGVKKLAAEARAHSQRLDQESAVAQLERCRIERRVSVRPATGGMAYLTALLPMPQAVAVYANLHRDASTAVGVGDAEGRTREQIMADLLVERATGQSSAPESGQLVAMDSRARVFPPLLRRMLVLRDDVCRTPWCEAPIRHADHVKPHSEGGLTSYNNGSGLCARCNHTKENAGWRHEATPDGLDVITPTGHRYENRTSPLLGRMYRSRHERPMHSSVPEARAAAVMSGWNTARTLARLSMAAALAGPDHRLELRGIGSDPTGHDFSGRRLRFLPTVEL, encoded by the coding sequence ATGGAAGAACTCCCGTGCATCGCTTCGGCCCTCGGCTCCGCTGACGTGGCCGTGGGTGAGGCGCGCGCTGGTAACAGAAGCGTCGCCTGCGAACCACTGGCGGGGGTGACCGGAACTCTGTTCCGGCAGTTGAACAACTCCGAGCAACTCACGGAACTCCGGGAGGCACTCGCAGGGATGGCCTCTGCTGGAACCGAGGCCGAGGCCATCGACCGGATCCGGGGCCTGGAGTCCCTCAAGGCGACGTGCGCGGCACTGCAGGCGCGCGAGGCGGTGGCCCTGGACGGCCTGCGCCGGACCCGGGAATCCGCAGAAGGAGTGCCGGCCGATCAACAGGGTCGTGGAGTCGGCGGAGAGGTGGCATTGGCCCGCCGGGATCCGGCCCAACGGGGCGGACGCCACATCGGCCTCGCCCGTGCCCTCTGCCATGAGATGCCGAATACCCTCCGGGCCCTGACGGACGGTGAGATCTCCGAGGAGCACGCCACGGCCATGGCACGCGAGACGGCGTGGCTGCCGGTGGAACACCGCCGGACCGTGGACGCGCTGATGTCATGCCGCCTGGGTCCCATCGGCGTGAAGAAGCTGGCCGCTGAGGCGAGGGCCCATTCCCAGCGTCTGGACCAGGAGTCCGCCGTCGCCCAGCTGGAGCGGTGCAGGATTGAACGCCGGGTCTCCGTACGTCCGGCCACCGGCGGCATGGCCTACCTGACGGCCTTACTGCCGATGCCTCAAGCCGTGGCGGTGTACGCGAACCTCCACCGGGACGCCAGCACCGCCGTGGGGGTGGGCGATGCGGAGGGGCGGACGCGGGAGCAGATCATGGCCGACCTCCTGGTCGAACGCGCCACCGGGCAGTCCTCGGCGCCGGAATCCGGGCAATTGGTGGCCATGGACTCGAGGGCGCGGGTGTTCCCGCCGCTACTGCGCAGGATGCTCGTCCTGCGGGACGACGTCTGCCGCACCCCGTGGTGTGAGGCGCCCATCCGGCACGCCGACCACGTGAAGCCGCACAGCGAGGGCGGCCTGACGAGCTACAACAATGGCTCGGGGTTGTGCGCGCGGTGCAACCACACCAAGGAGAACGCCGGCTGGCGTCACGAGGCCACCCCTGACGGGCTGGACGTCATCACCCCCACCGGCCACCGCTATGAGAACCGGACATCGCCCCTCCTCGGCCGAATGTATCGATCTCGTCATGAGAGACCAATGCATTCGAGCGTCCCGGAGGCGCGTGCCGCCGCCGTCATGTCCGGGTGGAACACCGCGAGGACCCTGGCGCGACTCTCCATGGCGGCCGCCCTGGCCGGGCCTGACCATCGGCTGGAACTCCGTGGAATCGGCTCCGACCCAACCGGGCACGATTTCTCGGGTAGGAGGCTACGTTTCCTCCCTACAGTTGAGCTGTGA
- a CDS encoding AraC family transcriptional regulator, with amino-acid sequence MQHWNRAIGDIEADLTADVDVQALARTAMTSEYHFRRMFSTLAGMPLSEYVRRRRLTAATAEILDGSTVLDVAVRYGYGSAEAFNRAFKSLHGMTPRQARRPGAVLHSQPQLRFHLTVEGTADVKHRIIEKPAFTLVGVGTRVPLIHEGENAAIAEFERSIDPTIRTQLAELSDQEPSGSVAVTVNIDEPRAEGSWLDYWRAVATTRPTPAGLESLDVPAGLWVVFQAEGDFPEALQQLWADAATEWFPANPYRWAPGPELLSVGSDEGGTSGSGQLWIPIERA; translated from the coding sequence ATGCAGCACTGGAATCGCGCCATCGGTGACATCGAAGCGGATCTGACGGCCGACGTCGACGTCCAGGCACTGGCCAGGACTGCCATGACCTCGGAGTATCACTTCCGCCGGATGTTCTCGACCCTTGCCGGCATGCCGCTGTCCGAGTACGTCCGACGCCGGCGCCTCACCGCGGCCACCGCCGAGATCCTGGATGGCTCCACGGTGCTGGACGTGGCCGTGCGTTATGGCTACGGCTCTGCCGAGGCGTTCAACCGGGCCTTCAAGTCACTGCACGGCATGACACCGAGACAGGCGCGCCGGCCCGGCGCCGTCCTTCATTCTCAACCGCAACTCAGATTTCATCTGACCGTCGAAGGGACCGCAGACGTGAAGCACCGCATCATCGAGAAGCCCGCCTTCACCCTGGTGGGAGTCGGTACCCGCGTCCCCCTCATCCATGAGGGGGAGAATGCCGCCATCGCCGAATTCGAACGCTCCATAGACCCCACCATCCGGACGCAGCTGGCCGAGCTCTCGGACCAGGAACCGTCCGGCAGTGTCGCCGTCACCGTCAACATCGACGAGCCGCGCGCCGAGGGGAGCTGGCTGGATTATTGGCGTGCGGTCGCCACCACGCGCCCGACGCCGGCCGGCCTGGAATCGCTCGACGTCCCGGCTGGGCTGTGGGTCGTCTTCCAAGCGGAAGGCGACTTCCCTGAGGCACTGCAGCAGCTCTGGGCCGATGCGGCGACCGAGTGGTTCCCAGCCAACCCGTACCGATGGGCGCCGGGCCCCGAATTGCTCTCCGTGGGATCGGACGAGGGCGGAACCAGCGGGAGCGGCCAACTGTGGATTCCTATCGAGAGGGCCTGA
- a CDS encoding GMC family oxidoreductase gives MTPGLVGSRAGSTDPPAAARGLTADVIVVGAGAAGCAMAAALAEDPDLRVLVVEAGPWNRNPLVSVPKGFVRTMFDPRISFEYPALPAQEPGPVDVWRRGRGVGGSTLINGTMYLRGESHLYDVLADHLGQDWSWRAFGRAFDHLEALLPVSAPAAEPSSGPPSEVLSALIAGLGETRVPFVPDVRAAVGPRVGHTPATIRGRMRRSAATLLRTGLRAGNLRVLTGQTTVRVLTAGDRAVGVETVLEDGSRIHHHARHQVVLTAGTLETPPLLERSGIGDPDRLRHLGIDPVVSAPRVGEGLREQRGATIKARIRPGLGLNGRLGTTRGLLGATAQYLVTRSGPLSSGPYPLAASVDSTGGNRPDLQLLLTDISTDGTGLAPADHAGLMIQAYALSPYSTGSVHAASTDPHRPADVRAPLLEDPRDRAAAARALMAARAVLAAPALSDVVIDEDLPGASVADGDDAAAANFVRTSGGGIYHAVGTCAAGGPDSVVDEHLRVRGIDGLHVADLSALPTHPSGGTAAVAMALGHLAGTRIREDR, from the coding sequence ATGACACCAGGTCTCGTCGGCTCTCGCGCTGGATCCACTGACCCGCCTGCGGCGGCGCGCGGACTGACCGCCGATGTCATCGTGGTCGGTGCCGGTGCGGCCGGATGTGCGATGGCTGCCGCGCTCGCTGAGGATCCGGACCTGCGGGTCCTGGTCGTGGAAGCCGGCCCGTGGAACCGCAATCCCTTGGTGTCCGTGCCGAAGGGCTTCGTGCGGACCATGTTCGACCCGCGGATCAGCTTCGAGTATCCGGCACTCCCGGCACAGGAACCGGGCCCCGTGGACGTGTGGCGGCGGGGCCGGGGCGTCGGCGGTTCCACGCTCATCAACGGCACCATGTACCTGCGCGGAGAGTCCCACCTCTACGACGTTCTGGCGGATCACCTCGGCCAGGACTGGTCCTGGCGCGCCTTTGGACGGGCCTTCGATCATCTGGAAGCCCTACTGCCCGTCTCCGCGCCCGCGGCGGAACCCTCGTCTGGACCTCCGTCCGAGGTCCTGAGTGCCCTGATCGCCGGCCTCGGGGAGACCCGAGTGCCGTTCGTGCCGGATGTGCGCGCCGCCGTCGGGCCCCGGGTGGGACACACCCCGGCCACCATCCGAGGCAGGATGCGGCGGAGCGCGGCCACGTTGTTGCGAACCGGACTCCGGGCAGGGAACCTGAGGGTGCTCACGGGACAGACGACCGTGCGGGTACTGACCGCCGGTGACCGAGCGGTCGGCGTGGAGACGGTCCTCGAAGACGGCAGCCGCATCCATCACCACGCCCGGCATCAGGTGGTGCTCACTGCGGGGACGTTGGAGACACCGCCGCTCCTGGAGCGCTCGGGTATCGGAGACCCGGATCGGTTGCGGCACCTCGGCATCGACCCCGTCGTCTCAGCTCCGCGGGTGGGTGAGGGCCTCAGGGAACAACGCGGGGCCACCATCAAGGCCCGGATCCGCCCCGGGCTGGGCCTCAACGGCCGGCTCGGGACCACCCGAGGACTGCTCGGTGCCACCGCCCAATACCTCGTGACCCGGTCGGGGCCGCTCTCCTCCGGCCCCTACCCGCTCGCCGCCTCCGTGGACTCGACCGGCGGGAACCGGCCGGATCTGCAACTGCTGCTCACCGACATCTCCACGGACGGCACGGGCCTGGCACCGGCGGACCACGCCGGCCTGATGATCCAGGCCTATGCCCTCAGCCCGTACTCCACCGGATCGGTCCACGCGGCGAGCACCGACCCCCACCGGCCCGCGGACGTCCGTGCACCTTTGCTTGAGGATCCCCGCGACCGGGCCGCGGCCGCCCGTGCCCTGATGGCGGCCCGCGCCGTGCTCGCCGCACCGGCGCTCTCGGATGTTGTCATCGACGAGGACCTGCCGGGCGCCAGTGTCGCCGACGGTGATGACGCGGCTGCCGCCAACTTCGTCCGTACCTCCGGCGGCGGCATCTACCACGCCGTGGGGACCTGCGCGGCCGGCGGACCGGACTCCGTCGTCGACGAACATCTACGGGTGCGCGGCATCGACGGACTGCACGTGGCCGACCTCTCCGCCCTGCCCACGCACCCCTCCGGAGGGACGGCCGCGGTGGCCATGGCACTCGGGCACCTGGCCGGGACCCGGATCCGGGAGGACCGATGA
- the mftF gene encoding mycofactocin biosynthesis glycosyltransferase MftF (Members of this protein family, MftF, are glycosyltransferases, members of PF00535 (glycosyl transferase family 2). The encoding gene is found as part of the mycofactocin cassette, in Mycobacterium tuberculosis, many other Actinobacteria, and occasional members of other lineages. Mycofactocin itself, a putative redox carrier, is a heavily modified derivative of the C-terminal Val-Tyr dipeptide of the mycofactocin precursor MftA (TIGR03969).): protein MTAIARTQGSYTRRHGELLFGGSPWGLARLSAPARPFATRVLRRGAGAVEPDNDVEHATARLLVDRGLALPVHPPRRPHPDEVDVIVPVHGSAAPLARLLPALRGHRVTVVDDASSATDARDIARVCAAHGVRLVVLPENVGPGGARNAGLAASNDSPGAPADFVAFLDADTLPTEDWLDALRPHFDDPKVAVAAPRVRGTVTGAGAGTVLERFESRRGGLDLGSQARRVAPGGQIGYVPTAALLVRRSALPDPPFEPGLRVGEDVDLIWRLVEAGHTVRYLPAAEVHHGVRSGLAEWSQRHAAYGTSAVPLEDRHPGRLAPVTSGWPGLVMLAGSLVAVGGRGPVRALGVAGAVGGAAVQVGAGVRRFSRRGLPVSGGAEVAVLGLRSEITAIGNALRREWWPLGALALAVSTVSAAPVNRARRVARAIVVLALVPTVPDTVQAARHWVQDRLGHDGPAHDAGAPLDPARHLALRLVADAAYGTGVLRAAVLSRRGAVLRPRLRQRTA, encoded by the coding sequence ATGACAGCCATCGCCCGGACCCAGGGCTCCTACACCCGCCGCCACGGCGAACTGTTGTTCGGCGGTTCGCCGTGGGGACTGGCCCGGCTGTCCGCTCCCGCCCGTCCCTTCGCCACGAGGGTCCTGCGCCGCGGCGCCGGGGCCGTCGAGCCGGACAATGATGTGGAACACGCCACGGCGCGACTGCTCGTGGACCGCGGGCTGGCCCTGCCCGTCCACCCACCCCGCCGGCCCCATCCGGACGAGGTGGACGTGATCGTGCCGGTCCACGGTTCCGCGGCGCCCCTGGCGCGTCTCCTCCCGGCCCTGCGCGGCCATCGCGTGACCGTGGTGGATGATGCCTCGAGCGCCACCGACGCTCGGGACATCGCACGGGTCTGTGCAGCCCACGGCGTGCGACTGGTGGTGCTGCCCGAGAACGTCGGACCCGGCGGCGCCCGCAATGCCGGGCTGGCCGCGTCCAACGATTCACCGGGGGCGCCGGCCGACTTCGTTGCGTTCCTGGACGCGGATACCCTGCCCACCGAGGACTGGCTGGACGCCCTCCGCCCGCACTTCGACGACCCGAAGGTGGCCGTGGCCGCTCCCCGAGTACGCGGCACCGTGACCGGCGCCGGCGCGGGCACCGTCCTGGAACGGTTCGAGTCCCGGCGCGGTGGACTCGACCTCGGATCCCAGGCGCGGCGCGTCGCCCCCGGAGGCCAGATCGGCTACGTCCCCACCGCTGCCCTGCTCGTGCGGCGCTCGGCACTGCCGGATCCGCCCTTCGAACCGGGGCTGCGAGTGGGGGAGGACGTCGACCTCATCTGGCGCCTCGTCGAGGCCGGACACACCGTCCGGTACCTGCCAGCCGCCGAGGTCCATCATGGGGTCCGCTCTGGACTGGCGGAGTGGTCACAGCGTCATGCCGCCTACGGGACCTCTGCCGTACCGCTCGAGGACCGGCACCCCGGCCGCCTCGCCCCAGTGACCTCGGGCTGGCCCGGTCTGGTGATGCTCGCTGGAAGCCTGGTGGCTGTTGGTGGTCGGGGACCGGTGCGCGCCCTGGGTGTTGCGGGTGCCGTGGGCGGGGCAGCGGTCCAGGTCGGAGCGGGCGTGCGGCGGTTCAGCCGCAGGGGTCTGCCCGTGTCCGGCGGTGCCGAGGTTGCCGTGCTCGGACTGCGGTCCGAGATCACCGCCATCGGCAACGCCCTGCGTCGCGAATGGTGGCCACTCGGGGCGCTGGCCCTCGCGGTGTCCACGGTGTCCGCGGCTCCGGTGAACCGGGCGCGGCGGGTGGCGCGCGCCATCGTCGTGCTGGCCCTGGTTCCCACGGTGCCGGACACCGTGCAGGCTGCCCGGCACTGGGTACAGGACCGCCTCGGTCATGACGGCCCAGCGCACGACGCCGGCGCTCCCCTCGACCCCGCCCGGCACCTTGCCCTGCGACTCGTGGCCGACGCGGCCTACGGTACCGGCGTGCTCCGTGCCGCGGTGCTGTCCCGGCGTGGGGCGGTGCTGCGGCCGCGGCTGCGCCAGCGCACAGCATGA